A single region of the Acinetobacter sp. WCHA45 genome encodes:
- a CDS encoding pilus assembly protein PilM, translating to MLRLYRKPNKGLVGVDISSTTVKLLELSVKNGRYWVESYAVMPLPENSVVEKSIINPEAVGDALERVVNLANPHTTNVAIAVPTSMVINKIIEMDADMTADEREVQIRMDAEQYIPFPLDEVSLDFEVLPDKLANPNRVNVLLVATRTENVDTRVDVLELANLSAKIADVESYAMERAFSVFADTLPIGANTVGILDIGHTMTTLSVMQKGKIIYTREQVFGGRQLTQDVQSRYGLSFEEAGRAKKERTLPDDYDTEVLEPFLDAVVQQAARSLQFFFSSSQFNEIDHILLAGGNANIPGLAKLLQQKLGYRVTISNPFLQMGFSPQIDIKKIENDASSLMVACGLALRSFD from the coding sequence GTGCTCAGGTTATATCGTAAACCAAATAAGGGGTTAGTGGGTGTCGATATTAGTTCGACAACTGTTAAGTTATTGGAGCTCTCTGTAAAGAACGGTAGATATTGGGTTGAAAGCTATGCTGTGATGCCACTGCCTGAAAACAGTGTCGTAGAAAAAAGCATCATCAATCCAGAAGCAGTTGGTGACGCGCTTGAAAGAGTCGTTAACCTTGCTAATCCGCATACGACGAATGTGGCTATAGCTGTGCCAACTTCAATGGTGATTAATAAAATCATTGAAATGGATGCAGATATGACAGCCGATGAACGAGAAGTTCAAATTCGTATGGATGCTGAGCAATACATTCCGTTCCCATTGGATGAAGTAAGTCTAGATTTTGAAGTCTTACCTGACAAATTAGCAAACCCAAATCGTGTAAATGTATTGTTAGTGGCAACGCGTACAGAAAATGTTGACACACGTGTAGATGTTCTTGAGCTGGCTAATTTATCTGCAAAAATTGCTGATGTTGAAAGTTATGCCATGGAACGTGCTTTCAGTGTATTCGCAGATACTTTGCCAATAGGTGCAAACACAGTTGGTATTTTAGATATTGGTCATACTATGACCACCTTATCTGTCATGCAGAAAGGTAAAATTATCTATACACGTGAACAGGTATTTGGTGGTCGACAGCTAACCCAGGATGTTCAGAGCCGTTACGGTTTGTCTTTTGAAGAGGCTGGGCGTGCGAAAAAAGAAAGAACACTGCCTGACGACTATGATACGGAAGTGCTCGAACCTTTTTTAGATGCCGTAGTTCAACAGGCAGCTCGCTCACTTCAGTTTTTCTTTTCATCATCACAGTTCAATGAGATTGACCATATTTTATTGGCAGGTGGTAATGCCAATATTCCTGGTTTAGCCAAGTTGTTACAACAAAAACTAGGTTATCGCGTCACCATTTCCAATCCATTCTTACAAATGGGCTTTTCTCCGCAGATTGATATTAAAAAAATTGAAAATGATGCTTCCTCATTGATGGTTGCATGTGGTTTAGCATTGAGGAGTTTTGATTAG
- a CDS encoding PilN domain-containing protein encodes MAKINLLPWRDELREQKKKQFVAFCAGVAALGVVSVFSGWMYFDHKLNDQEQANQLIVSTNQNLDTQLKSLDGLQERRNAIIERMKLIQGLQGQRPITVRLVDELVRVTPPTMYLTKFTRTGDKFTIEGKAESPNTVAELLRNLEASPWYRNAFMNSFLAAEEKKDKTAASLVPRVEENYGSFVVTVDLGEIGTTAEADPAASGVAQ; translated from the coding sequence GTGGCAAAGATTAACTTACTCCCTTGGCGTGATGAGCTAAGAGAACAAAAAAAGAAACAGTTCGTTGCATTTTGTGCTGGGGTAGCAGCATTAGGCGTAGTATCAGTTTTTTCTGGGTGGATGTACTTTGACCATAAGTTGAATGATCAAGAACAGGCAAATCAGCTAATTGTAAGTACTAACCAGAATTTAGATACTCAACTTAAGTCATTAGATGGTTTGCAAGAACGACGTAATGCAATCATTGAGCGTATGAAGTTGATTCAAGGCTTACAAGGGCAGCGTCCAATTACCGTGCGTCTGGTTGATGAACTGGTACGTGTGACACCACCAACCATGTATCTTACTAAATTTACCCGTACAGGGGATAAGTTCACCATTGAAGGAAAGGCGGAAAGTCCAAATACAGTGGCTGAACTGTTGCGTAATCTTGAGGCATCACCTTGGTATCGCAATGCCTTTATGAATTCATTTCTGGCAGCTGAAGAGAAAAAAGATAAAACAGCAGCATCTCTTGTGCCACGTGTTGAAGAAAACTATGGAAGCTTTGTTGTAACCGTGGATTTAGGGGAAATAGGGACAACTGCGGAAGCTGATCCAGCAGCATCAGGAGTGGCGCAATGA
- a CDS encoding type 4a pilus biogenesis protein PilO — translation MNLEKSDDLNQETVAIKKKKMTVEQFFQQFNTLDMNNYGSWPASVKITCWIFIFLAVLALGYFVVIRGQLDDIANAQAQEQSLLNEFKEKDSKLRNLQQYQAQLQEMEANFNQQLEQLPKETEIPSLVEDINLTGVNSGLKFKNIRLENEVKQEFFIEQPISIEATGDYHAFGAFTTGIAALPRIVTLHDFTVEATEDTQKKSDIPVINYTVKAKTYRYVGADEQADANPSTSVTNSTSTPPAQGGQH, via the coding sequence ATGAACTTAGAGAAGTCAGATGATTTAAATCAAGAGACGGTGGCGATCAAGAAAAAGAAGATGACTGTAGAGCAGTTCTTCCAACAATTTAATACGTTGGATATGAATAACTACGGTAGCTGGCCTGCGTCTGTCAAAATAACCTGCTGGATTTTTATTTTTCTGGCTGTGCTTGCTCTAGGGTATTTTGTCGTAATTAGAGGTCAACTTGATGATATTGCAAATGCTCAAGCACAAGAGCAAAGTTTATTAAATGAATTTAAAGAAAAAGATTCTAAATTACGTAATTTGCAGCAATATCAAGCTCAATTACAAGAAATGGAAGCAAATTTCAATCAACAATTAGAACAACTACCGAAAGAAACTGAAATTCCAAGTTTAGTTGAAGATATTAATTTAACTGGTGTGAACTCTGGATTAAAGTTTAAAAATATCCGCTTAGAAAATGAAGTAAAGCAAGAGTTTTTTATTGAGCAGCCCATTAGTATTGAAGCTACGGGGGATTATCATGCTTTTGGTGCATTTACTACAGGTATTGCCGCCCTGCCACGTATTGTGACCCTGCATGATTTTACGGTTGAAGCAACAGAAGATACTCAGAAAAAATCTGATATTCCAGTCATTAATTATACGGTAAAAGCAAAAACTTATCGCTATGTCGGTGCGGATGAGCAAGCAGATGCCAATCCATCTACAAGTGTAACCAATTCTACAAGTACTCCACCTGCACAAGGGGGGCAACATTAA
- a CDS encoding pilus assembly protein PilP, with amino-acid sequence MNNYKIFLGLIFAVGLVGCDSRIDAVNQQMAEIRNQPPLPIEPAPIFTPVPLFNYAAHQLKSPFMPSSLAAELKIMAGKRVYPNFNRQPQPLESYALEALNMKGSMRGKQNDTIALIQTPDGQIERVQVGSYLGMNQGRVVKISPTQIDLIEIVPDGREGYVERPRTLVLIGPAQ; translated from the coding sequence ATGAATAATTATAAAATTTTCCTGGGATTGATATTCGCTGTTGGATTGGTCGGGTGTGATTCCCGTATTGATGCAGTCAATCAGCAGATGGCAGAAATTCGCAATCAGCCACCTTTACCGATTGAACCTGCACCTATATTTACACCTGTACCATTATTTAACTATGCGGCACATCAGTTAAAAAGCCCGTTTATGCCAAGTTCTCTGGCTGCTGAACTTAAGATTATGGCAGGTAAGCGTGTTTATCCTAATTTTAATCGTCAGCCACAGCCATTAGAGAGTTATGCTCTTGAGGCCTTGAATATGAAAGGTAGTATGCGTGGTAAGCAAAATGACACGATCGCCTTGATTCAAACACCAGATGGTCAGATTGAACGTGTACAGGTTGGTAGTTATTTGGGTATGAACCAAGGGCGTGTAGTTAAAATTAGCCCTACACAAATTGATTTAATAGAAATTGTGCCAGATGGGCGAGAGGGTTATGTGGAAAGGCCTAGAACACTCGTTTTAATTGGACCAGCACAGTAG
- the pilQ gene encoding type IV pilus secretin PilQ family protein — protein MNHAFRQFSMGAVAIAIMQAASAQVSMTNIVPMSLADQGTEIRVMFNGLPPQPQAYQLEKPSRLILDFDKTQQNLKQASIPVSTNEASTIDVAADDQRSRLVVNLKEAGAFTTRVEGNTFILKINAVQPVNAVRNATVVRQPQQGVSNIGFQRGKDGEGLVVIDLLGNNTPVDVQQQGSKIVVRTMGNKIPAHLARRLNTNDFATPVASVDAYNDKGNGVITIQSAGSYEYMAYQAENKLTISLKRPEDKSSPKAKAQVYTGNKISLDFQDIEVRRVLQLLADFTSINMVAADTVQGNITLRLKDVPWDQVLDIVLKTKNLDKRRNGNVIWIAPVSELIKAEEEEAKAIAQSIKLSPIQTEYIKLSYAKAADIEKLITQGKNSGSGNSSSGPNNNADPLGDSVGSLLSPRGTISTDPRTNTLIINDTSQKIDQIRKMVDLLDVSVKQVMIEARIVSASTDFTKEMGVKWGILSQGITSNNDLLVGGSNTTLWNLRKPTKDSDTGGWKYEIERPSNLNVDLGATAVGASRIAFGLISLSDFMLDLELSAVQADGYGEVISTPKVMTADKQTAKIESGTQVPFSSSTGTGANATPKIEFKDVVLSLDVTPSITPDGKVQMNLDIKKDSIAGVTPQGQFYFNKNMVNTNVLVNNGETVVLGGIFEQENLNKQTKVPFLGDLPFMGKLFRRDSKTENKRELLIFVTPRIVNDTLTRNH, from the coding sequence ATGAATCATGCATTTCGTCAGTTTTCTATGGGTGCTGTTGCCATCGCAATCATGCAAGCTGCATCTGCACAAGTGAGTATGACGAATATTGTTCCAATGAGTTTGGCTGATCAAGGTACAGAAATTCGTGTGATGTTTAATGGATTGCCTCCACAACCGCAGGCATATCAATTGGAAAAACCTTCTCGATTGATTTTAGATTTTGATAAAACGCAACAAAATTTGAAACAGGCATCAATACCAGTATCAACTAATGAAGCATCAACAATTGATGTTGCAGCTGATGATCAGCGTTCACGTCTAGTTGTTAATTTAAAGGAAGCAGGAGCATTTACGACACGTGTTGAAGGGAACACGTTTATTCTTAAAATAAATGCAGTTCAACCAGTAAATGCTGTTCGTAATGCTACGGTTGTCAGACAACCACAGCAAGGTGTATCAAATATTGGTTTCCAGCGCGGTAAGGATGGCGAGGGGTTGGTTGTTATTGACCTATTGGGAAATAACACACCTGTCGATGTACAGCAGCAAGGTAGTAAGATTGTGGTGCGAACAATGGGGAACAAAATTCCAGCCCATTTGGCGCGTCGTTTAAATACCAACGATTTTGCTACACCTGTCGCAAGTGTAGATGCTTATAATGATAAAGGTAACGGTGTTATCACCATTCAGTCTGCTGGTAGTTATGAATATATGGCTTACCAAGCGGAAAATAAATTAACGATTAGTCTTAAGCGCCCAGAAGATAAATCTTCTCCGAAAGCTAAAGCCCAAGTCTATACTGGGAATAAAATTTCATTAGATTTTCAAGATATTGAGGTGCGTCGAGTTCTGCAGCTGTTGGCTGATTTTACCAGTATAAACATGGTTGCAGCTGATACCGTACAAGGTAATATTACGCTGCGGTTGAAAGATGTGCCTTGGGATCAGGTTCTGGATATTGTATTAAAAACCAAGAATTTGGATAAGCGCCGTAATGGCAATGTAATCTGGATTGCACCTGTTTCTGAGTTAATTAAGGCAGAAGAAGAAGAAGCCAAAGCAATTGCACAAAGTATTAAGCTTTCTCCAATACAAACAGAATATATTAAGTTGAGTTATGCAAAAGCTGCTGATATTGAGAAATTAATTACTCAGGGTAAAAATAGTGGCTCAGGTAACAGCTCTTCAGGTCCGAATAATAATGCTGATCCATTGGGAGATAGTGTTGGGAGTTTGTTAAGTCCTCGTGGTACGATTTCTACTGACCCTCGCACGAATACACTGATTATTAATGACACGTCACAAAAAATTGATCAAATTCGTAAAATGGTCGATTTGCTGGATGTATCAGTTAAGCAGGTAATGATTGAGGCACGTATTGTCAGTGCAAGTACCGATTTTACGAAAGAAATGGGTGTTAAATGGGGTATTCTATCGCAAGGTATTACTAGTAATAATGATTTGTTAGTAGGTGGTAGTAATACTACTTTATGGAACTTAAGAAAGCCTACTAAAGATAGTGATACAGGGGGGTGGAAATATGAAATTGAACGTCCAAGTAACCTAAATGTTGATTTGGGGGCAACAGCAGTAGGTGCGAGTCGTATTGCTTTTGGTTTAATCAGTTTGTCAGATTTTATGCTGGATCTAGAACTGTCTGCGGTTCAGGCGGATGGTTATGGTGAAGTCATTTCAACGCCTAAAGTTATGACTGCGGATAAACAAACTGCAAAAATTGAGTCAGGTACTCAAGTTCCTTTTTCATCCTCAACGGGTACTGGGGCAAATGCAACGCCGAAAATCGAATTTAAAGATGTGGTATTAAGTTTAGATGTAACGCCGAGTATTACACCAGATGGAAAGGTTCAAATGAATCTTGATATTAAGAAAGATAGTATTGCTGGTGTAACCCCTCAAGGACAATTCTATTTTAATAAAAACATGGTGAATACTAATGTCTTGGTTAATAATGGTGAAACGGTGGTATTAGGCGGTATTTTTGAACAAGAAAATCTAAACAAACAAACCAAGGTGCCATTTTTAGGTGATTTACCTTTCATGGGCAAATTATTCCGTCGTGATTCGAAAACTGAAAATAAACGTGAACTACTTATTTTTGTGACACCAAGAATTGTTAATGACACTTTGACGAGAAATCATTAA
- the aroK gene encoding shikimate kinase AroK encodes MIAINIGGALQGKAFETLPNIYLVGPMGAGKTTVGRHLAELLGREFIDSDHEIERKTGATIPWIFEKEGESGFRARETNVLNDLTARSALVLATGGGAVTQSENRKFLKQRGIVVYLYTPVELQLQRTHRDKNRPLLQVENPEKKLRDLLTVRDPLYREVAHFIVETNQGAARDLAQKILQLILSKQI; translated from the coding sequence ATAATCGCAATTAATATAGGTGGCGCGTTGCAAGGCAAAGCGTTTGAAACCCTACCAAATATTTATTTGGTAGGGCCGATGGGGGCAGGAAAAACAACAGTTGGTCGACATTTAGCAGAATTGTTGGGGCGTGAATTCATTGATAGTGATCATGAAATTGAGCGTAAAACAGGTGCTACAATCCCTTGGATTTTTGAAAAAGAGGGCGAATCTGGTTTTCGAGCACGTGAAACTAATGTGTTAAATGACCTAACTGCACGTTCTGCCCTTGTTTTGGCGACTGGTGGTGGTGCGGTAACACAATCGGAAAATCGAAAGTTTTTAAAACAGCGAGGTATCGTTGTTTATCTATATACTCCTGTAGAGCTTCAGCTACAGCGAACTCATCGCGATAAGAATCGTCCATTGTTGCAAGTAGAAAACCCAGAAAAGAAATTAAGAGATTTGTTAACTGTGCGAGATCCACTTTATCGTGAGGTTGCACATTTCATTGTTGAAACAAATCAGGGTGCAGCGCGAGACTTAGCGCAAAAAATTCTACAGCTTATTTTATCTAAACAAATTTAG
- the aroB gene encoding 3-dehydroquinate synthase has product MQTLHVELGDRRYPIFIGSNLNPRDLLAPYIHGRQVMLVSNTTVAPLYLQHYVDGLRQLDKQIAQCILPDGEQFKDIEHLNLIFDALLESGFNRDCTVLALGGGVIGDMAGFASACFQRGVNFIQVPTTLLSQVDSSVGGKTGINHPLGKNMLGAFQQPQVVLADMAQLDTLPDRELSAGLAEVIKYALLGDVDFLVWLEQNMDALVARDANLLAEAVYRSCAHKARIVANDEKEQGERALLNLGHTFGHAIESYLGYGVWLHGEAVATGMVMAADLSHRLGWISAEDVERTKRIILRAHLPISCPQIPLDEFLAYMSHDKKVLNGQLRLVLLKKLGQAVITKDFDVDLMKQTILANQSS; this is encoded by the coding sequence ATGCAAACACTACATGTTGAATTGGGTGATCGTCGCTATCCTATTTTTATTGGAAGTAATTTAAATCCCAGAGATTTGCTAGCGCCATATATTCATGGTCGACAAGTGATGTTGGTTTCCAATACAACCGTTGCACCATTATATTTGCAACATTATGTTGATGGATTGCGCCAGTTAGATAAACAGATTGCACAATGTATTTTACCCGACGGTGAGCAATTTAAAGACATTGAACATTTGAATTTAATTTTTGATGCGCTTTTGGAATCAGGTTTTAATCGTGATTGCACAGTGCTTGCATTAGGTGGTGGAGTCATTGGTGATATGGCTGGTTTTGCATCAGCTTGTTTCCAGCGCGGAGTGAATTTTATTCAAGTACCAACTACATTATTATCTCAAGTTGATTCAAGTGTGGGTGGGAAGACAGGAATCAATCATCCATTAGGTAAAAACATGTTGGGTGCGTTTCAGCAACCTCAAGTTGTATTAGCGGATATGGCACAGCTTGATACTTTACCAGACCGTGAACTTTCTGCTGGTTTGGCTGAAGTGATTAAATATGCATTACTAGGTGATGTGGATTTTCTAGTATGGTTAGAACAGAACATGGATGCGCTTGTTGCACGTGATGCGAATTTACTCGCAGAAGCAGTCTATCGCTCATGCGCACATAAAGCTAGAATTGTGGCTAATGATGAAAAAGAGCAGGGTGAGCGTGCACTTCTAAATTTAGGGCATACTTTTGGGCATGCAATCGAATCCTATCTAGGTTATGGGGTATGGTTACATGGTGAAGCGGTTGCAACAGGTATGGTCATGGCGGCAGATTTGTCACACCGTCTAGGTTGGATATCTGCTGAAGATGTTGAGCGTACAAAAAGAATTATTCTACGTGCCCATTTACCGATATCATGTCCACAGATTCCACTCGACGAATTTTTGGCTTATATGTCGCATGATAAAAAAGTGCTCAATGGTCAATTACGTTTGGTTTTACTTAAGAAGTTAGGCCAAGCGGTAATTACCAAAGATTTTGATGTGGATTTAATGAAGCAAACGATTCTTGCGAACCAATCTTCATAA